The Snodgrassella alvi wkB2 genome window below encodes:
- a CDS encoding sigma-70 family RNA polymerase sigma factor — MHDDSTRQVEEQVLVRRAQQGDAQIFSLLVRKYQRRLKHFLRRFTHDEQTTLDVVQETFLKAYKAMPQFRAGSQFYTWLCCIGMNTAKSMAAVYGREPQMITEIMDEDGDETDVLEHLSDYQTPEDLLLNRELIDAVDEAINQLPANLRQPIILSEINGLTYEEIAQELGCPVGTVRSRIARARETLSAQIDTRFERK; from the coding sequence ATGCATGATGATTCTACCCGGCAGGTGGAAGAGCAGGTGTTGGTGCGAAGGGCTCAGCAGGGTGATGCTCAGATTTTTAGTTTGCTGGTCAGAAAGTATCAGCGTCGTTTAAAACACTTTCTGCGTCGTTTTACTCATGATGAGCAAACAACGCTGGATGTGGTACAGGAAACATTTCTTAAAGCTTATAAAGCTATGCCGCAATTTCGTGCCGGAAGTCAGTTTTATACGTGGCTTTGCTGTATTGGTATGAATACGGCTAAGTCTATGGCAGCTGTTTACGGACGTGAACCGCAAATGATTACTGAGATTATGGATGAGGACGGAGATGAAACTGATGTACTGGAACATTTGTCAGATTATCAGACTCCGGAGGATTTATTACTTAATCGTGAGCTGATTGATGCTGTTGATGAAGCAATTAATCAATTGCCGGCCAATCTGCGTCAGCCGATTATTTTATCAGAGATAAATGGTCTGACCTATGAAGAAATCGCTCAGGAATTAGGCTGTCCGGTAGGTACAGTGCGTTCACGTATTGCACGTGCCCGCGAAACGTTATCAGCCCAGATTGATACCAGATTTGAAAGAAAATAA
- a CDS encoding LysR family transcriptional regulator has product MEKLDLEILHTFVVIVEMGSYTKASNILFKSQSAISEQIQKLEVFCDAQLLHRGRYGAKPTAIGEKMYKHAKKILSLNDNIINDIRSHDSVYELTLSITDYFMPATIASVLRGLRDQCQNIQFNVSIQSSSKMLLEHTLEQYDIALFIHLNGQRLPDNDNFMIVGHEPLGWAGSKDLSITGSDPLPIITLPKGCLLQKLAIDKLENNKISYNLSHYASSVIGMQSAIEAQLGIGCLNRSSMSKKFIDYTDILKLPALPDIDYIMYYKSEKNPFINTIKGLVERVTSNDNAFEK; this is encoded by the coding sequence ATGGAAAAACTTGATTTAGAAATTCTTCACACATTTGTTGTCATTGTAGAAATGGGCAGCTACACGAAAGCTTCGAATATTTTATTTAAATCTCAATCGGCTATCAGTGAGCAAATCCAAAAGCTTGAGGTATTTTGCGATGCACAATTGCTGCATCGTGGCAGATACGGCGCGAAACCGACAGCTATTGGTGAAAAAATGTATAAGCATGCAAAAAAGATATTATCTTTAAATGATAATATCATAAATGATATTAGAAGCCATGATTCGGTATATGAGCTGACACTTTCAATTACAGATTATTTTATGCCTGCCACGATAGCATCTGTATTAAGAGGGCTACGTGACCAATGTCAGAATATTCAATTTAATGTCTCAATTCAGAGCAGTTCAAAAATGCTTCTTGAACATACTCTGGAACAATATGATATCGCTTTATTTATTCATTTAAACGGACAGCGATTACCCGATAATGATAATTTTATGATTGTAGGGCATGAACCGCTCGGCTGGGCTGGCTCGAAAGATCTTAGTATAACCGGATCTGATCCGCTGCCAATTATAACTTTGCCAAAAGGCTGCTTATTACAAAAATTAGCTATAGATAAATTAGAAAATAATAAAATATCTTATAATTTATCTCATTATGCTTCCAGTGTTATTGGTATGCAGTCTGCTATTGAGGCTCAATTAGGCATAGGCTGCCTGAACAGATCGTCAATGTCTAAGAAATTTATCGATTACACCGATATCCTAAAACTTCCGGCATTACCAGATATTGATTATATTATGTATTATAAATCGGAGAAAAATCCTTTTATAAATACGATAAAAGGATTAGTTGAGCGGGTAACAAGCAATGATAATGCTTTCGAAAAATAA
- the groL gene encoding chaperonin GroEL (60 kDa chaperone family; promotes refolding of misfolded polypeptides especially under stressful conditions; forms two stacked rings of heptamers to form a barrel-shaped 14mer; ends can be capped by GroES; misfolded proteins enter the barrel where they are refolded when GroES binds), with amino-acid sequence MAAKDVKFSDEARQKMVAGVNVLAEAVKVTLGPKGRNVLLDRAFGGPHITKDGVSVAKEVELKDKFENMGAQLVKEVASKTNDVAGDGTTTATVLAQAIVTEGMKYVTAGMNPMDLKRGIDKAVEAVIAELKNISKPVPEKSKEISQVASISANADESIGEIIAKAMNEVGKEGVITVEDGKSLENEVEVVKGMQFDRGYLSPYFVTDVEKQIAGLDSPYILLFDKKISNIRDLLPVLEQVAKTSRPLLIIAEDVEGEALATLVVNNIRGILKTVAVKAPGFGDRRKAMLQDIAILTGGTVIAEEVGLSLEKATLEDLGQAKRVEVGKENTTVIDGLGDKAAVEARVAEIRKQIEVATSDYDKEKLQERVAKLAGGVAVIKVGAATEVEMKEKKDRVDDALHATRAAVEEGVVAGGGVALLRARAAIKDLKGANADQEAGVKIVLKAVEAPLRQIVANAGDEPSVVVNNVLNGSDNYGYNAGTGEYGDMLEMGVLDPAKVTRTALQHAASIAGLMLTTDCMITELPEDKPAAPDMGGMGGMGGMGGMM; translated from the coding sequence ATGGCAGCAAAAGACGTGAAATTCTCTGACGAAGCCCGTCAGAAAATGGTTGCTGGTGTCAATGTATTGGCTGAAGCGGTAAAAGTAACTTTAGGCCCTAAAGGTCGTAATGTATTGCTGGATCGTGCCTTTGGCGGACCGCACATCACTAAAGACGGTGTGTCTGTTGCTAAAGAAGTAGAATTGAAAGACAAATTCGAAAATATGGGCGCACAGCTGGTTAAAGAAGTTGCTTCTAAAACCAATGACGTGGCTGGTGACGGTACCACTACTGCAACTGTTCTGGCTCAGGCTATTGTTACTGAAGGCATGAAATACGTTACTGCCGGTATGAATCCGATGGATTTAAAACGCGGTATCGATAAAGCTGTTGAAGCTGTTATTGCCGAACTGAAAAATATTTCTAAACCGGTTCCGGAAAAATCTAAAGAAATTTCTCAGGTTGCTTCTATTTCTGCCAATGCAGATGAATCTATCGGTGAAATCATTGCCAAAGCCATGAATGAAGTGGGTAAAGAAGGCGTGATCACTGTTGAAGACGGCAAATCACTGGAAAATGAAGTGGAAGTTGTTAAAGGTATGCAGTTTGACCGCGGCTACCTGTCTCCTTACTTTGTTACTGATGTAGAAAAACAGATTGCCGGTCTGGACAGCCCGTATATTTTGCTGTTTGATAAAAAAATCTCTAACATCCGCGATTTGCTGCCTGTTCTGGAACAAGTGGCAAAAACCAGCCGTCCGTTGCTGATTATTGCTGAAGATGTTGAAGGTGAAGCTCTGGCTACTCTGGTAGTAAACAACATTCGCGGCATCCTGAAAACCGTTGCTGTTAAAGCTCCGGGCTTTGGTGACCGTCGTAAAGCCATGTTGCAGGATATTGCTATCCTGACCGGTGGTACTGTTATTGCTGAAGAAGTTGGTCTGTCTCTGGAAAAAGCTACTCTGGAAGACTTAGGTCAGGCTAAACGTGTAGAAGTTGGTAAAGAAAATACTACCGTGATCGACGGGCTGGGTGACAAGGCTGCTGTTGAAGCACGTGTTGCTGAAATTCGCAAACAGATTGAAGTGGCTACCAGCGACTACGATAAAGAAAAATTGCAGGAACGCGTGGCTAAACTGGCCGGCGGTGTGGCAGTAATTAAAGTTGGTGCTGCTACTGAAGTTGAAATGAAAGAGAAAAAAGATCGCGTGGATGACGCCCTGCATGCTACCCGTGCTGCGGTAGAAGAAGGTGTGGTAGCCGGTGGTGGTGTTGCCCTGCTGCGTGCCCGTGCTGCGATTAAAGACCTGAAAGGTGCTAATGCCGATCAGGAAGCCGGGGTGAAAATCGTACTGAAAGCAGTTGAAGCACCATTACGACAGATTGTTGCCAATGCCGGTGATGAACCAAGCGTTGTAGTAAACAATGTGCTGAATGGTTCTGATAACTACGGCTATAACGCAGGTACCGGTGAGTATGGTGATATGCTGGAAATGGGTGTACTGGATCCGGCTAAAGTTACTCGCACTGCTTTGCAGCATGCTGCTTCTATCGCTGGTCTGATGCTGACTACTGATTGCATGATTACCGAATTACCGGAAGATAAACCTGCTGCTCCTGATATGGGTGGCATGGGCGGTATGGGTGGCATGGGCGGCATGATGTAA
- a CDS encoding SDR family NAD(P)-dependent oxidoreductase codes for MIKLLNFLLFYVHKPNIRRLTQRLKHKTIIITGASYGIGESLCYLLADIDCNLILVARTVDKLRELKQRLTMSKAKADIYAADLRDQEQLDGFIKYIQNLPVDIFINNAGKSICRPVMQSLDRQHDFERTIKLNYLTPVQLCLALIPKLQQSKGHIINVSAVNVLFAPAVNWSAYQASKTAFDQWLRSAMPELQNRQIKVSTAYLPLVKTRMIEPTKAYQNLPALQPKQAATIISYLLQTQKRQYKPWWAMIVQLAGVLFNGIWFKLNCYYIKRK; via the coding sequence TTGATTAAACTGCTTAACTTTTTGCTGTTTTATGTACATAAACCTAATATCCGCCGTTTAACGCAGCGGTTAAAACATAAAACTATCATTATAACAGGCGCCAGTTATGGCATTGGAGAGTCGCTTTGTTATCTTTTAGCCGATATTGATTGCAACTTAATATTGGTTGCGCGCACAGTTGATAAACTGCGCGAATTAAAGCAACGGCTCACTATGAGCAAAGCTAAAGCTGACATTTATGCAGCTGATTTGCGTGATCAGGAACAACTTGATGGATTCATAAAATATATACAAAATTTACCTGTTGATATATTTATTAATAATGCCGGTAAATCGATTTGTCGCCCGGTCATGCAATCGTTAGATCGCCAGCATGATTTTGAACGAACTATAAAATTAAACTACCTGACTCCGGTACAATTATGCCTTGCACTTATCCCCAAATTACAGCAAAGTAAAGGACATATCATTAACGTTTCGGCTGTCAATGTGTTGTTTGCGCCAGCGGTAAATTGGTCAGCATATCAAGCCTCAAAAACGGCATTCGATCAATGGCTGCGTTCAGCAATGCCTGAATTACAAAACCGGCAAATCAAAGTATCGACAGCATATTTACCTTTAGTAAAAACAAGGATGATCGAGCCGACCAAAGCTTATCAGAACTTACCTGCATTACAGCCAAAGCAAGCTGCTACAATTATAAGTTATTTATTACAAACACAAAAACGCCAATATAAACCATGGTGGGCGATGATAGTGCAATTGGCCGGCGTCCTGTTTAATGGCATCTGGTTTAAATTAAATTGTTATTACATTAAGAGAAAATGA
- the groES gene encoding co-chaperone GroES, whose translation MTIRPLNDRVVVKRLEAEEKTASGIVLPGSAAEKPDMGEIIAVGNGKLLKNGDRQKLDVKVGDKVIFGKYSGQTVKVDGEELLVMREEDIFGIVE comes from the coding sequence ATGACTATTCGTCCTTTGAATGACCGCGTTGTCGTAAAACGCCTGGAAGCTGAAGAAAAAACTGCTTCTGGTATTGTATTACCCGGTTCTGCTGCTGAAAAACCTGATATGGGTGAAATAATTGCCGTAGGTAATGGCAAACTGCTGAAAAACGGCGATCGTCAGAAACTGGATGTTAAAGTTGGCGATAAAGTAATTTTCGGAAAATACAGCGGCCAGACTGTTAAAGTAGACGGTGAAGAGTTGCTGGTAATGCGCGAAGAAGATATTTTCGGTATCGTTGAATAA
- the tilS gene encoding tRNA lysidine(34) synthetase TilS, with translation MVSSAVSKLCESIAQQWSASMADRCILAVGLSGGLDSVVLLHALTQLRDSLPIQISAIHVHHGLSRYADEWAAFCEQLCALWSVPLQLVRVDVRAAGEGLEAAARKARYQVYADSEADAVVLAHHRDDQIETFFLGALRGGGLRSLSAMPAIRSLTEHTVIWRPLLHFSRQQLKAYADAAGLGHIEDDSNSNCAYLRNWLRLDGLPYWRKHLPHLDSQIEAAVERLQDELSLLNEIAEADWTMLHAQQKGFQIPLWRNLSESRRRQQLRLFAQKHCLGMSTSAALTEFARQLMESKNGAQWALPHARVVYYDSRLWIDKYDVSGQWHWYGLLPVSSQKLVTARYLQWNRHPFGLAETDAAWRVRQADNEDTIVLRGGRKKVRKLLQERKIPPFMRVVWPVLCDSDNQCIAVINVAVSIDRGVTDGWMPIMEDLPLRL, from the coding sequence ATTTTGGCAGTGGGTCTCAGCGGTGGGTTGGATTCAGTGGTATTGTTACACGCGCTGACTCAGTTGCGTGATAGCCTGCCGATACAGATATCTGCAATTCATGTGCATCATGGTTTGAGCAGATATGCGGATGAGTGGGCTGCATTTTGTGAGCAATTATGCGCATTGTGGTCAGTTCCGCTGCAACTGGTCAGGGTAGATGTGCGTGCGGCCGGAGAGGGATTGGAAGCCGCTGCGCGTAAAGCACGTTATCAGGTTTATGCTGATAGTGAGGCTGATGCGGTAGTATTGGCGCATCACAGAGATGATCAAATTGAAACTTTTTTTTTGGGGGCTCTGCGCGGTGGCGGTTTACGTTCGCTTTCAGCTATGCCGGCGATACGTTCATTAACTGAACATACTGTTATCTGGCGTCCGCTATTGCATTTTTCCCGGCAACAGCTCAAGGCATATGCAGATGCCGCAGGACTTGGACATATTGAAGATGACAGTAATAGTAATTGTGCCTATTTACGCAACTGGCTGCGTCTGGACGGTTTGCCATACTGGCGCAAACATCTGCCACATCTGGATAGCCAGATAGAAGCGGCTGTAGAACGTTTACAGGATGAACTGTCCTTATTAAATGAAATAGCTGAAGCTGACTGGACTATGCTGCATGCGCAGCAAAAAGGATTTCAAATACCGTTATGGCGTAATTTAAGTGAATCACGCCGTCGGCAGCAATTGCGTTTATTTGCGCAAAAGCATTGTTTGGGAATGTCTACGTCTGCGGCTCTAACAGAATTTGCACGACAGTTGATGGAAAGCAAAAATGGAGCACAATGGGCTTTACCGCATGCGCGTGTGGTCTATTATGATTCCAGATTATGGATTGATAAGTATGATGTAAGCGGGCAGTGGCACTGGTATGGATTGTTACCGGTGTCCAGTCAGAAACTGGTTACTGCCCGTTATCTGCAATGGAACCGGCATCCTTTTGGTTTGGCGGAAACTGATGCTGCGTGGAGAGTGCGTCAGGCAGATAATGAAGATACTATTGTTCTGAGAGGAGGAAGAAAAAAAGTTAGAAAATTATTACAAGAAAGGAAGATCCCTCCTTTTATGCGTGTTGTCTGGCCGGTTTTATGTGACTCAGACAATCAGTGTATCGCTGTTATTAATGTTGCTGTTAGTATTGACAGGGGTGTAACTGACGGATGGATGCCAATTATGGAGGACTTGCCTCTAAGGCTGTAA
- a CDS encoding class I adenylate-forming enzyme family protein, which yields MIKTIKALYTIKFLTFKGIFYLLMSFRSVGMNLMALLYVRQKLSPDQIAINENDNCINYHTLYTQSQHLAKKLAAHCDIKPHQKIAIMASNHTIMIQTLFAIARLGADIYLLNTELSAKQLQNIQDAVKFDWIIHDPQIPILIDVKSLPTDHPEQISIYSLLKDKMPPYSGNLKVTHFNKLTVLTSGTTGRFKMAGRNSKAQNFISPFYQLLMKLNLSKYNRIYIATPIYHGFGIATLCMSVLLGATIFINKRFDAAKVCQLINKHNIEVITLVPLMLSRMMNYSVTQLRSLRCIITGGAPIAVTLVQRTINQLGKVLFNLYGTSEAGICLIATPDDLITHPSTLGKPVKGLSAKLMNNGKEDAIKGELYIKCAWSTQGKNWTATGDIVQKDSTNNYYLNGRADDMIVSGGENVYPFELKQCLVNHPDINDLAVISVNDEEFGQRLVAFVVLAAHTEQTEDTLIDWLKPQIARYQMPKKIYIIDELPMTHIGKVDRKQLINRYYELSKI from the coding sequence ATGATAAAAACAATCAAAGCGCTATACACCATTAAATTTTTGACTTTTAAAGGAATTTTTTATTTATTAATGAGTTTTCGTTCGGTTGGAATGAATTTAATGGCGTTGCTCTATGTACGTCAGAAGCTGAGCCCAGACCAAATCGCCATTAATGAAAATGACAATTGTATAAATTATCATACACTTTATACGCAGTCGCAGCATTTAGCCAAAAAATTAGCAGCGCATTGTGACATAAAACCGCATCAAAAAATAGCCATAATGGCAAGTAATCATACTATTATGATTCAAACTCTCTTTGCTATTGCCCGGCTAGGTGCAGATATTTACTTACTCAATACAGAACTATCAGCCAAGCAATTACAAAATATACAAGATGCGGTAAAATTTGATTGGATCATACATGATCCTCAAATTCCTATCTTAATTGATGTCAAATCATTACCAACAGATCATCCGGAGCAAATTTCCATTTACTCGCTCTTAAAGGATAAGATGCCCCCCTATTCCGGCAATCTTAAAGTTACCCATTTTAATAAACTTACTGTGTTAACCAGTGGTACAACAGGACGTTTTAAAATGGCAGGACGCAATAGTAAAGCACAAAATTTTATCAGTCCTTTTTATCAATTGCTGATGAAATTAAACCTGAGCAAATATAACAGAATCTATATAGCAACACCGATTTACCATGGTTTTGGTATTGCGACATTGTGTATGTCGGTACTATTAGGTGCCACTATATTTATCAATAAACGCTTTGATGCCGCCAAAGTTTGTCAACTTATTAACAAACATAACATTGAAGTTATCACCCTCGTTCCCTTAATGCTCAGTCGAATGATGAATTATTCTGTAACGCAGTTACGTAGTTTAAGATGCATCATCACCGGCGGCGCACCAATTGCTGTCACACTGGTTCAACGAACAATTAATCAACTTGGTAAAGTGTTATTTAACTTATATGGCACATCGGAAGCTGGAATATGCTTGATTGCAACGCCGGATGATTTGATCACTCACCCATCAACTCTAGGTAAGCCTGTTAAAGGACTATCAGCCAAATTAATGAACAATGGCAAAGAGGATGCGATAAAAGGTGAACTCTATATCAAATGTGCGTGGTCCACTCAGGGCAAAAACTGGACAGCTACTGGTGATATAGTTCAAAAAGACAGTACAAATAATTATTATCTAAATGGTCGGGCTGATGACATGATAGTTTCAGGTGGTGAAAATGTTTACCCATTCGAACTCAAACAATGCTTAGTTAACCATCCTGACATTAACGACTTAGCCGTTATTAGTGTTAATGATGAGGAATTCGGACAGAGATTAGTGGCATTTGTGGTATTAGCAGCGCATACTGAACAAACCGAAGATACTTTAATAGACTGGTTAAAACCACAAATTGCACGTTACCAAATGCCAAAAAAAATATATATCATTGACGAATTGCCCATGACTCATATTGGCAAAGTTGACAGAAAACAACTGATCAATCGATATTATGAATTATCTAAGATCTGA
- a CDS encoding MFS transporter, whose amino-acid sequence MSLNSNKLPDKNIFSDNHKWKVLFTGAFANTCFTFVIGGVPAASIILRNNYHIPTSVLGLLMGIVGFGIAVSELPWGIATDRFGDRPILITGLSTTAIALFTLAYFAKISSHTSISIILCAGLLVVGLFGSSVNGSSGKAIIQWFKPQQRGLAMSVRQAAVPLGYALGALFYPYISIHYGFSTTLFISAFICILAALFSYLWIIDPDSESERKTPDITQSLKNKSTQPMKSLKVWRIVLAVGILCAPQFALMTFSMLFLHDFAGLSIGYISILLFFIQISSIPTRIGSGFYTDKRGNRKFFLKAVTALSFILFAALTVFTYFSYKLNIHHFAYFVSFIILISGISISSWHGIGYTELATVAGQKSVATVLAMANTVVFFILFATPAIIPWLLHQFSWVGVWAVMAVICAISYFLFENSSSEK is encoded by the coding sequence ATGTCTTTAAATTCAAACAAATTGCCGGATAAAAATATTTTTTCTGATAACCATAAATGGAAAGTTTTATTTACAGGTGCATTCGCTAATACATGCTTTACTTTTGTTATCGGCGGCGTACCTGCAGCCTCCATTATTCTACGTAATAATTACCATATCCCAACATCTGTATTAGGGCTTTTAATGGGCATTGTAGGTTTTGGAATTGCTGTAAGTGAATTACCCTGGGGAATTGCCACCGATCGCTTCGGAGATCGGCCGATATTAATTACAGGATTGTCCACAACTGCCATAGCTCTTTTCACCCTGGCTTATTTTGCAAAAATATCATCACACACTTCAATAAGTATCATTTTATGTGCCGGTTTACTAGTCGTCGGTCTTTTTGGGAGCAGTGTAAATGGTTCAAGTGGCAAAGCGATCATACAATGGTTTAAACCACAGCAACGCGGCTTAGCAATGAGTGTAAGACAGGCAGCTGTACCACTTGGTTATGCATTGGGAGCATTATTCTACCCTTACATATCAATTCATTATGGATTTTCGACCACACTATTTATATCGGCATTTATTTGTATTCTGGCTGCATTATTCAGCTATCTATGGATTATTGATCCAGATAGTGAGAGTGAACGCAAAACACCGGATATAACACAATCACTCAAAAATAAATCAACTCAGCCAATGAAATCATTGAAAGTGTGGCGCATTGTATTAGCTGTAGGTATTTTATGTGCGCCACAGTTTGCATTGATGACATTTTCAATGCTTTTCTTGCACGATTTTGCCGGATTAAGTATTGGATATATCAGTATTCTACTATTTTTCATACAAATCAGTTCAATACCAACACGTATCGGTAGTGGCTTTTATACAGATAAAAGGGGAAATAGAAAATTTTTTCTGAAAGCGGTTACAGCCCTTTCATTCATCTTATTCGCAGCCCTTACCGTATTTACTTATTTTTCATATAAACTCAATATACATCATTTTGCCTACTTTGTTAGTTTCATTATTCTTATATCTGGTATATCAATTTCTTCCTGGCATGGAATCGGATATACCGAACTGGCTACAGTTGCCGGACAAAAGAGTGTTGCAACCGTATTAGCCATGGCTAATACAGTAGTATTTTTCATTCTGTTTGCAACTCCAGCCATAATTCCATGGCTATTACATCAATTCTCCTGGGTCGGCGTTTGGGCAGTCATGGCTGTTATTTGCGCAATAAGTTATTTCTTATTTGAGAATTCATCATCTGAAAAATAA